The Centroberyx gerrardi isolate f3 chromosome 7, fCenGer3.hap1.cur.20231027, whole genome shotgun sequence genome contains a region encoding:
- the pirt gene encoding phosphoinositide-interacting protein, translated as MPGSPENIPLGECTLSQSRDQLTPPSRTESTVFSLSRSESLWTTETPRSNCEIYWFPIHLMSTGGSFLACGFIISGLYFAGHCKKVTNILGPALLSIGLMVFVVGVVLIPITKENRKQPTVKRPLSYYRPPVFNL; from the coding sequence ATGCCAGGCAGCCCGGAGAACATCCCTCTGGGGGAGTGCACGCTCTCCCAGTCCAGGGACCAGCTGACCCCCCCGAGCCGAACAGAGAGCACCGTGTTCAGCCTGTCGCGGAGCGAGTCCCTCTGGACCACCGAGACTCCGCGCAGCAACTGTGAGATCTACTGGTTCCCCATCCATCTCATGTCCACCGGGGGCAGCTTCCTGGCCTGCGGCTTCATCATCAGCGGCCTGTACTTCGCCGGCCACTGCAAGAAGGTCACCAACATCCTGGGTCCGGCCCTGCTGTCCATTGGCCTGATGGTGTTCGTGGTGGGCGTGGTCCTGATCCCCATCACCAAGGAGAACAGGAAGCAGCCCACCGTGAAGAGGCCCCTCAGTTACTACAGGCCTCCGGTGTTCAATCTGTGA
- the tmem238l gene encoding transmembrane protein 238 like, with the protein MDVTKCIGGCVILFFIAIILDVVGLIVIFVGIFANLRIDGRFYGDFLIYSGALIIFGSLACWLMWYIGNIQVSDEDTDGSLKKTSSFVQLARKLSERLSQKLRSEGPRAKCVEDEDDEDYSQVGLPAHKASRVTWGKSTAYLNQGYDASLDSLPDEKKNKRPDLPTAATFPDYS; encoded by the exons ATGGACGTGACAAAGTGCATAGGCGGCTGcgtgattttatttttcatagcTATCATTCTCGACGTCGTCGGTCTGATCGTCATCTTCGTTGGCATATTCGCCAACCTGCGTATCGACGGCAGGTTTTACGGCGATTTCTTGATCTACAGCGGCGCTCTGATCATTTTCGGCAGCCTGGCCTGCTGGCTCATGTGGTACATAGGAAACATCCAGGTCTCGGACGAGGACACTGACGGCTCCCTGAAAAAGACAAGTAGCTTCGTGCAGCTGGCCAGGAAGTTATCAGAAAGGTTGAGCCAGAAGCTGAGGAGTGAGGGTCCTCGTGCTAAATGtgttgaggatgaggatgatgaggattaCAGCCAGGTGGGTCTGCCCGCGCACAAAGCCAGCAGGGTGACATGGGGGAAATCCACCGCCTACCTGAACCAGGGTTATGATGCCAGCCTGGACTCCCTGCCTGacgagaagaaaaacaagaggcCTGACCTGCCGACAGCTGCCACCTTCCCTG ACTATTCCTAG
- the foxk2b gene encoding forkhead box protein K2, producing the protein MAVVSGSSGPVARLEGREFEYMMKKRSVTIGRNSSQGSVDVSMGHSSFISRRHLEIFTASDDGTGSGDFYLRCLGKNGVFVDGVFLRRGAPPLQLPRMCTFRFPSTNIKITFTALSSGKKVKREAPESPVKPVQPQISPLTINIPDNIAHLMSPLPSPTGTISAANSCPSSPRGAGSSGYRMGGRMVSSAELQLINDNSQPENDKEASGGDSPKDDSKPPYSYAQLIVQAITLAQDKQLTLNGIYTHITKNYPYYRTADKGWQNSIRHNLSLNRYFIKVARSQEEPGKGSFWRIDPSSESKLIEQAFRKRRPRGVPCFRTPHGPLSSRSAPASPNHSGVLSAHSSGVQTPDSLSREGSPVPMELEAAPAPAPPTAMTVQPKLAVIQEARFAQNTPGSPVNNQPVLIAVQRQLPQTIKPVTYTMASPVTTSTSQPAVQAVHVLQQIPAGSLSPAVITQQATIIPKSEPQENGEHTEIKVKVEPVPTIAHASIGGSSRIIQSSQSATPLQTVTIVQQAPVGQHQLPIKTITQNGTHSITTAIQGQANSATAVASPLHLLAAHASASASLPTKRQNGDQTAGEQPEAKRIKSEDDEVSTSTPATAADSDSSAANDQGGHLN; encoded by the exons ATGGCCGTGGTAAGCGGATCGTCTGGGCCGGTTGCCCGGCTCGAGGGCCGTGAATTCGAATACATGATGAAAAAGCGCTCGGTGACCATCGGCAGGAACTCGTCTCAGGGCTCCGTGGACGTGAGCATGGGCCACTCCAGCTTCATTTCGCGAAGGCATCTGGAAATATTCACGGCCAGCGACGATGGAACCGGCAGCGGAGACTTCTACCTGAGGTGTCTCGGTAAAAACGGGGTGTTTGTAGATGGAGTGTTCCTCAGACGGGGCGCCCCTCCTCTGCAGCTACCACGAAT gTGCACTTTCAGGTTCCCCAGCACAAACATCAAGATCACATTCACAGCGCTGTCCAGTGGGAAGAAAGTGAAGCGTGAAGCACCGGAGTCCCCAGTGAAACCAGTACAGCCCCAGATTTCTCCTCTGACCATCAACATTCCAGACAACATCGCTCACCTAATGAGCCCCCTGCCGTCGCCCACTGGCACCATTAG TGCTGCTAACTCGTGCCCCTCCAGTCCGCGGGGCGCAGGGTCTTCAGGCTACAGGATGGGTGGTCGCATGGTCAGCtctgcagagctgcagcttATAAACGACAACTCCCAGCCTGAGAACGACAAAGAGGCCTCAGGAGGGGACAGTCCCAAG GATGACTCCAAACCTCCGTACTCCTATGCACAGCTGATCGTCCAAGCCATAACACTGGCTCAGGACAAGCAGCTCACACTAAATGGAATATATACTCACATCACAAAGAACTACCCCTACTACAGGACTGCAGACAAGGGCTGGCAG AACTCGATCCGCCACAACCTGTCCTTGAACCGCTATTTCATCAAAGTGGCCCGGTCGCAGGAGGAACCCGGCAAAGGTTCCTTCTGGAGGATAGACCCGTCCTCCGAGAGCAAGCTCATCGAGCAGGCCTTCAGGAAACGAAGGCCCCGGGGCGTGCCCTGCTTCAGGACCCCCCACGGACCCCTCTCCTCCAG GAGCGCCCCGGCCTCACCCAATCACTCGGGGGTGCTCTCCGCTCACTCCAGCGGTGTGCAGACCCCTGACAGCCTATCACGAGAGGGCTCCCCTGTTCCCATGGAGCTGGAGgccgcccccgcccccgccccgcCCACCGCCATGACGGTCCAGCCCAAACTGGCCGTCATCCAGGAAGCACGCTTTGCACAAAACACACCAG GCTCGCCTGTCAACAACCAGCCGGTACTAATAGCAGTCCAGCGCCAGTTACCTCAAACCATCAAGCCAGTGACCTACACCATGGCCTCGCCAGTGACCACCAGCACCTCGCAGCCTGCCGTCCAGGCTGTCCACGTCCTGCAGCAGATCCCGGCAGGATCCCTCAGCCCTGCGGTGATCACCCAGCAAGCCACCATCATCCCCAAGAGCGAGCCGCAGGAGAACGGGGAGCACACAGAGATCAAAG TGAAAGTAGAGCCCGTTCCGACCATCGCCCACGCCTCTATAGGCGGCTCCAGTCGCATCATCCAGAGCTCCCAGTCAGCCACGCCCCTGCAGACTGTTACCATAGTGCAGCAGGCCCCAGTGGGCCAGCACCAGCTGCCCATTAAGACCATCACACAGAATGGCACCCACAGCATCACCACTGCCATCCAGGGACAGGCCAACTCAG CCACAGCTGTCGCGAGCCCCCTCCACCTGCTGGCGGCCCACGCCTCGGCCTCCGCCTCCCTCCCCACCAAACGGCAGAACGGCGACCAGACGGCCGGCGAACAGCCGGAAGCCAAGCGCATCAAGTCGGAGGACGACGAAGTTTCCACCTCAACCCCCGCCACCGCGGCAGACTCGGACTCGTCGGCAGCTAACGACCAAGGCGGCCACCTCAACTAG